The proteins below are encoded in one region of Segatella copri:
- a CDS encoding AraC family transcriptional regulator, with translation MKLMKRLYIILIVLLSSMLLLLDSCTQKKMVIGVSQCCGGVWREKVNNEMRLAQYQYKNVDLLFTTAENDGQRQARQIDSMIARKVDLIVVAPDNVNDVTPAIERAYRAHIPVILFDRKVKTTHYTASIGGDNVEAGREVARFLASKLDGKGTVVEITGLKDASPVIERHRGFHEVMKNYPGIKVVTLESNWKLERAQELMKQYLDNGGHADGVFGHSDLGAIGAFLEAERRGIDKQMLIVGIDGLPGEWEGVDRVKRGQFAASYVYPTQGEKIMELAMNILQGKPYKKDNVMKSFLATQENCDAIALQYQDLEAKMKNLDQISVSLDSYSEVSRIQKWMLVVASIVVLILLFVVCYIYKVYRKKLQKQKAVARGFIENKEGWAAELNHLDESNRYFMDRFKKKILENMGNADMKMDDLGAEMQLSKVQLYRKVKAMTGKTPAELLKEMRLQKAYTLLMQTDKTIAEVSAEVGFALPGYFSSCFKKQYGVLPTDFRNEQLSKRK, from the coding sequence ATGAAATTAATGAAAAGACTCTATATTATATTAATAGTATTACTTAGTAGTATGCTTCTTCTTCTGGATTCATGCACCCAGAAGAAGATGGTGATTGGTGTGTCGCAATGTTGCGGTGGAGTTTGGCGCGAGAAGGTGAATAATGAGATGCGACTGGCGCAGTATCAATATAAGAATGTGGATCTGCTGTTTACTACTGCAGAGAATGACGGGCAACGTCAGGCTCGTCAGATAGACAGTATGATAGCCAGGAAGGTAGATTTAATCGTGGTGGCCCCTGATAACGTGAATGATGTAACACCTGCCATCGAGCGAGCTTATCGTGCTCATATCCCGGTTATTCTCTTCGACAGAAAGGTAAAGACAACCCATTATACAGCTTCCATCGGTGGCGATAATGTAGAAGCGGGTAGGGAAGTAGCCCGCTTTCTTGCTAGTAAACTGGATGGAAAAGGTACCGTAGTTGAGATTACGGGCTTGAAGGATGCTTCCCCTGTCATTGAGCGCCATCGCGGTTTCCACGAGGTGATGAAGAATTACCCGGGAATCAAGGTGGTTACCCTGGAAAGCAACTGGAAGTTAGAGCGTGCTCAGGAGTTAATGAAGCAATATCTGGATAATGGCGGACATGCGGATGGCGTGTTCGGGCATAGCGACTTGGGTGCCATAGGAGCCTTTCTGGAAGCAGAGAGACGAGGCATTGATAAGCAGATGCTGATAGTAGGCATTGATGGATTGCCTGGAGAATGGGAAGGAGTGGATAGAGTGAAGAGAGGACAGTTTGCTGCTTCTTATGTCTATCCTACCCAGGGCGAAAAGATTATGGAATTGGCTATGAATATCCTTCAGGGTAAACCCTATAAGAAGGATAATGTGATGAAATCATTCCTTGCTACCCAGGAAAACTGCGATGCCATTGCTCTGCAATATCAGGATTTGGAAGCCAAGATGAAGAATCTGGATCAGATTTCTGTCAGTCTTGATTCTTATTCAGAGGTTTCCCGTATCCAGAAATGGATGCTTGTGGTTGCCTCTATTGTAGTTCTGATTCTGCTCTTTGTCGTCTGCTATATATATAAGGTATATAGAAAGAAGCTGCAGAAACAGAAAGCTGTGGCTCGTGGATTTATCGAGAACAAGGAGGGCTGGGCTGCTGAACTGAATCATCTGGATGAGAGTAATCGTTACTTCATGGACCGTTTCAAGAAGAAGATTCTTGAGAATATGGGCAATGCTGATATGAAGATGGATGATTTGGGTGCCGAGATGCAGTTGAGTAAAGTACAGCTCTATCGCAAGGTGAAGGCTATGACAGGAAAAACGCCTGCCGAGCTCTTGAAAGAGATGCGCCTGCAGAAAGCCTATACGCTCCTGATGCAGACTGATAAGACTATAGCTGAAGTCTCGGCAGAAGTAGGCTTTGCATTACCGGGCTATTTCTCTTCCTGTTTCAAGAAACAATATGGCGTTCTTCCTACCGATTTCAGAAATGAACAGTTATCTAAAAGGAAATAG
- a CDS encoding LytTR family DNA-binding domain-containing protein translates to MEELLRNTTKEQEEVSITIHDTNVRGNDLSIAINDLLYIEAQKNNVSVCFLKEGNVVAVDIHTTLTHALEELKEFENIFQCHRSFAVNVNNITSARGNSNGYQLTLGNCTNIIPVSRRFVPKLKSYLT, encoded by the coding sequence ATGGAAGAGTTGTTGCGCAATACAACAAAGGAACAGGAAGAAGTATCTATTACCATCCATGATACTAACGTAAGAGGAAACGATCTGTCGATTGCCATCAACGATCTACTTTATATCGAAGCACAGAAAAACAATGTATCCGTCTGTTTTCTAAAAGAAGGTAATGTTGTTGCTGTTGATATCCATACAACACTAACCCATGCTCTTGAAGAGTTGAAAGAGTTTGAGAACATTTTCCAATGTCACCGTTCTTTTGCTGTCAATGTGAATAATATCACTTCGGCACGAGGCAACTCAAATGGTTATCAACTGACTCTCGGAAATTGCACAAACATCATACCCGTTTCCCGAAGATTCGTGCCCAAGTTAAAGTCTTATCTTACATAG
- a CDS encoding ATP-binding protein, giving the protein MEQQVKLLPYGVADFATVIEQNLYYVDKTMFIPELEKQPRNLFFIRPRRFGKSIFLSMLYSYYDCTQSHKFQSLFGNLWIGQHPTPLQGKYQVLFLDFSQITGNIDKLETKFNSYLSINLDAFVRQYSDYYQAEMEEILAQEDFEEKMELIFKAAKAHQYHLYLIIDEYDNFTNVILNERGENVYHAITHADGFYRDVFKKFKGNFERIFMMGVSPVTLDDVTSGFNIGWNISIKPEFDEMLGFSTTDVVEMFTYYKKHGSIPADSDIDAIVNDMKPWYDNYCFAKQALKKKTRMFNCDMVLYYLRNYMDAGCPPEEMIDPNTRTDYGKMKKLLQFDKLDGERKGIIRKIAEEEQIVTQLYESFSAYQIPKAEIFPSLLFYYGMLTIKGTRGSKLILGIPNNNVRKQYYGYLEEEYQAKAYVDVNQLTDYYYDMAYDGKWEEGLRFMADAYAKVSSVRDGIEAERNLQGFFMAYLNLNDYYITAPELELNHGYCDFFLLPDLTHYASQHSYILELKVLSKKDFSAIVEGEFTEDGKPMTKAEKQWREAVEQIHRYAEAPRVEALRQGTKLHLIIMQFEGWELKRMEEV; this is encoded by the coding sequence ATGGAACAGCAAGTAAAACTACTACCTTATGGGGTGGCAGATTTTGCTACGGTAATAGAGCAGAATCTATATTATGTGGATAAGACGATGTTTATCCCGGAGCTGGAGAAGCAGCCTCGCAATCTCTTCTTCATCCGTCCTCGTCGTTTTGGTAAGAGCATATTCTTGAGTATGCTCTATTCTTACTATGACTGTACGCAGAGCCATAAGTTCCAGAGTCTTTTTGGAAATCTGTGGATAGGACAGCATCCTACTCCTTTGCAGGGAAAGTATCAGGTGCTGTTCCTCGATTTCTCCCAGATTACGGGTAATATCGATAAGCTTGAGACTAAGTTTAATTCTTATCTCAGCATCAACCTCGATGCTTTTGTCCGTCAATACTCAGACTATTATCAGGCAGAGATGGAAGAAATCCTGGCGCAGGAAGATTTCGAGGAAAAGATGGAACTGATATTCAAGGCAGCCAAGGCGCACCAGTATCATCTGTATCTCATCATCGATGAGTATGACAACTTCACGAATGTCATACTCAACGAACGTGGTGAGAATGTGTATCATGCGATTACCCATGCCGACGGCTTTTATCGTGATGTCTTCAAGAAGTTCAAGGGTAATTTTGAGCGTATCTTCATGATGGGTGTGAGCCCTGTAACCCTGGATGATGTGACGAGTGGATTCAATATAGGTTGGAACATTTCTATCAAGCCGGAGTTTGATGAGATGCTTGGTTTCTCTACCACTGATGTGGTAGAGATGTTTACCTATTATAAGAAGCATGGTAGTATTCCTGCCGATAGTGATATTGATGCCATCGTCAATGATATGAAGCCATGGTATGATAACTATTGCTTCGCTAAACAGGCATTGAAGAAAAAGACTCGTATGTTTAATTGTGATATGGTTCTTTATTACCTTCGCAATTACATGGATGCCGGATGTCCGCCAGAAGAGATGATAGACCCGAATACCCGTACCGATTACGGCAAGATGAAGAAACTTTTGCAGTTTGACAAGCTGGATGGAGAGCGTAAGGGCATTATCCGCAAGATTGCAGAAGAGGAGCAGATTGTTACCCAGCTTTATGAGTCGTTTTCTGCGTATCAGATTCCAAAGGCAGAGATATTCCCAAGTCTTCTGTTCTATTATGGCATGTTGACCATCAAGGGAACTCGTGGATCCAAGCTCATTCTGGGCATTCCGAACAATAATGTCCGCAAGCAGTATTATGGTTATCTGGAAGAGGAGTATCAGGCAAAGGCTTATGTGGATGTCAACCAGCTCACCGATTACTATTATGACATGGCATACGATGGTAAGTGGGAAGAAGGATTGCGCTTTATGGCGGATGCCTATGCCAAGGTTTCATCGGTGCGTGATGGCATTGAGGCTGAGCGAAACCTGCAGGGATTCTTCATGGCTTATCTGAATCTGAATGATTATTATATCACGGCTCCAGAGTTGGAGTTGAATCATGGCTATTGTGATTTCTTCCTTTTGCCAGACCTTACCCATTATGCCAGTCAGCATAGCTACATCCTGGAGTTGAAGGTTCTTTCTAAGAAAGATTTCTCTGCGATAGTTGAAGGTGAGTTTACGGAAGATGGCAAGCCTATGACCAAGGCCGAGAAACAGTGGCGTGAGGCTGTAGAACAGATTCATCGATATGCTGAGGCTCCAAGGGTTGAGGCTTTGCGCCAAGGCACAAAACTCCATCTCATCATCATGCAGTTTGAGGGGTGGGAACTTAAACGGATGGAAGAAGTATGA
- a CDS encoding SusC/RagA family TonB-linked outer membrane protein has product MNNLSRLLMSSALCTVCTVASAQQVNVNGIVKDATGETVIGASVMVKGTKTGTVTDFDGNFHVECAPGSTLVISYIGYKTQEVKASDNMEVTLQEDANDLQEVVVTGYTTQRKADLTGSVAVVSTKNLKTSSETDPMRALQGRVPGMTVTTDGSPIGSGTVRIRGIGSFNSSQDPLYIIDGVPTNMALNTLNTNDIESMQVLKDAASASIYGSRASNGVIIITTKKGKKGSKVAVDFSANLTAQFYSNQSKMKLMNSSQYATAMAQAALNDGLDPVAYAANYGIDLNAASGTPITVWNPATNQYQNYTINGRYDGYINAKKTMRFSDTDWLDEISRTGFSQNYDLSVSHANDKHSAMFSLGYKNNEGVLKYTDFENISARLNTSWNLNKIVTVGENVTLTYTSQIDCHPMENALKMPSIVPVYEEDGKTFAGPVGSMADRQNPCREQYQNRNNHLDYWRIFGNAFVELKPVKGLTLRSNFGLDFKTSFINAMTNTYHSDIVNNDIAKTTLSNNNETNWTWSNTAQYVTQIGKHNIDVLGGMEVSKQSVIDFSAYSEGYALEDKDYMWPNAATGTMRNSGAKVGYRLASFFGKVNYNWDDLLLASFTIRHDGSSRFGKAHRWGTFPAASLGFRFSNLLKKDWLDDAKLRLSWGQTGNQAIDNNAQFGLYVVDYGLDRVTSTAYDLFLQGSGTFPSGYRATQLANPNLKWEAATQYNVGLDYTLFGNTLYGTVDAYIKNVKDMLINPAYLGATGEGGNSWQNGPSLRNWGMEFTVGYRKTLANGLGIDVNGNLDFFRNKVTYLPATTTGAYAHTSKENLVQSGKSYGSIVGYVADGIFQNQEEVDKSGQPNARVGGLKYKDLDGKNGITSDDQTWIFDPVPAFSYGLNIALNYKGFDFSMFWQGVYDQDVYNNQKFQTDFWAITDSGSNKGTRLLDAWNTNNTGSSIPRLSTMNTADEGRASTYFVENGSYLKLRTLQVGYTIPSSILSKLKMTSARVYLSGQNLLTIKSNSLTCSDPENPNWNYPLSTSVSFGLQVGF; this is encoded by the coding sequence ATGAACAATCTTTCAAGATTACTGATGAGCTCTGCGCTCTGTACTGTTTGCACCGTAGCTAGTGCACAACAGGTAAATGTAAATGGCATCGTAAAGGATGCTACCGGTGAGACAGTCATTGGAGCATCTGTTATGGTGAAAGGCACAAAGACTGGTACTGTTACCGACTTTGATGGTAACTTTCATGTAGAATGTGCTCCTGGTTCCACACTTGTTATATCTTATATTGGATATAAGACGCAAGAAGTAAAGGCTTCAGACAATATGGAGGTAACACTTCAGGAAGATGCCAATGACTTGCAGGAAGTAGTTGTAACAGGTTATACCACTCAGCGAAAGGCCGATTTAACAGGTTCCGTGGCTGTGGTTTCAACCAAGAACCTGAAGACAAGTTCAGAGACAGACCCGATGCGTGCTTTGCAGGGGCGTGTTCCTGGTATGACTGTTACTACTGATGGTTCTCCTATTGGTTCAGGAACCGTGCGTATTCGTGGTATCGGTTCTTTCAACTCTTCTCAGGATCCGCTTTATATCATAGATGGTGTACCTACCAATATGGCTTTGAATACCCTCAATACAAATGATATCGAGAGTATGCAGGTTTTGAAAGATGCTGCATCAGCTTCTATCTATGGTTCCCGTGCTTCGAATGGTGTCATCATCATCACCACCAAGAAAGGTAAGAAGGGTAGCAAGGTGGCTGTTGACTTCTCTGCCAACCTAACTGCACAGTTCTATTCCAACCAGTCGAAGATGAAGTTGATGAACTCCAGCCAGTATGCTACTGCGATGGCTCAGGCTGCCCTGAACGATGGACTCGATCCTGTGGCTTATGCTGCCAACTACGGCATCGACTTGAATGCGGCCTCTGGTACTCCAATTACCGTTTGGAATCCTGCTACCAACCAGTATCAGAACTATACTATCAATGGTCGATACGACGGCTACATCAATGCCAAGAAAACCATGCGATTCTCTGATACCGACTGGCTCGATGAAATCTCTCGCACAGGTTTCTCTCAGAACTACGACCTCTCAGTATCTCATGCCAACGACAAGCATAGCGCTATGTTCTCCTTGGGATACAAGAACAATGAGGGAGTCTTGAAATATACCGACTTTGAGAATATCTCAGCTCGTTTGAACACCTCTTGGAATTTGAACAAGATCGTAACCGTAGGTGAGAATGTGACATTGACTTATACCTCTCAGATAGATTGCCATCCGATGGAGAATGCCTTGAAGATGCCTTCCATCGTTCCGGTTTACGAAGAAGATGGCAAGACCTTCGCAGGTCCTGTTGGTAGTATGGCCGACCGTCAGAACCCTTGTCGTGAGCAGTATCAGAACCGCAATAACCACCTCGACTACTGGCGCATCTTCGGTAATGCCTTCGTAGAATTGAAGCCTGTCAAGGGATTGACCCTGCGCTCTAACTTCGGTTTGGATTTCAAGACATCGTTTATCAATGCGATGACGAATACTTATCATTCCGATATTGTCAACAATGACATCGCCAAGACAACGCTCTCGAATAACAATGAGACCAACTGGACATGGTCTAACACAGCCCAGTACGTTACCCAGATTGGCAAGCACAACATCGATGTACTCGGTGGTATGGAAGTTTCCAAGCAGTCGGTTATCGATTTCTCTGCCTATTCAGAAGGCTATGCGCTGGAAGATAAAGATTATATGTGGCCAAATGCTGCAACAGGAACGATGCGTAACTCGGGTGCAAAGGTAGGCTATCGCCTGGCTTCTTTCTTTGGAAAGGTGAACTACAACTGGGATGATCTCCTCCTGGCTTCCTTCACTATCCGTCATGATGGTTCATCACGTTTCGGTAAGGCACATCGCTGGGGTACTTTCCCTGCTGCATCACTCGGCTTCAGATTCTCTAATCTCCTGAAGAAGGATTGGTTGGATGATGCCAAGTTGCGACTCTCTTGGGGTCAGACAGGTAACCAGGCTATCGACAACAATGCACAGTTTGGTCTTTATGTAGTGGATTACGGACTAGATCGTGTAACCTCTACTGCATACGATCTCTTCCTGCAAGGTTCAGGTACCTTCCCTTCTGGTTATCGTGCCACACAGTTGGCTAACCCTAACTTGAAATGGGAGGCAGCTACTCAGTATAACGTAGGTTTGGATTACACCCTGTTTGGCAACACCCTCTATGGTACAGTGGATGCCTATATTAAGAATGTGAAGGATATGTTGATTAATCCTGCTTATCTGGGTGCAACTGGTGAAGGTGGAAATTCATGGCAGAATGGTCCTTCGCTCCGCAACTGGGGTATGGAGTTCACCGTGGGTTATCGCAAGACCTTGGCTAATGGACTTGGCATCGACGTGAACGGCAATCTGGATTTCTTCCGCAACAAGGTTACTTATTTGCCAGCAACAACAACAGGTGCTTACGCTCACACATCTAAGGAAAACCTGGTGCAGAGTGGCAAGTCTTATGGTTCTATCGTAGGTTATGTAGCCGATGGAATTTTCCAGAATCAGGAAGAAGTAGATAAGTCTGGACAGCCAAACGCACGTGTCGGTGGATTGAAATACAAGGACTTAGATGGTAAAAATGGAATTACTTCAGATGACCAGACTTGGATTTTCGACCCTGTGCCAGCCTTCTCTTATGGTTTGAATATTGCTCTCAACTACAAGGGCTTTGATTTCAGTATGTTCTGGCAGGGTGTCTATGACCAGGATGTGTATAACAACCAAAAGTTCCAGACCGACTTCTGGGCTATTACTGATAGTGGTTCTAACAAGGGTACTCGTTTGCTCGATGCCTGGAATACCAACAACACTGGTTCTTCCATCCCACGCTTGAGCACCATGAATACAGCCGATGAGGGTCGTGCTTCTACTTACTTCGTTGAGAATGGTTCTTACTTGAAGTTGCGCACCTTGCAGGTGGGTTACACTATCCCAAGCAGCATCCTCTCTAAGTTGAAGATGACCAGTGCCCGTGTCTATCTCTCAGGTCAGAATCTTTTGACCATCAAGAGCAACAGCCTGACCTGTTCAGACCCAGAGAATCCAAACTGGAACTATCCACTTTCAACATCCGTATCATTCGGACTTCAGGTAGGTTTCTAA